Part of the Candidatus Margulisiibacteriota bacterium genome, TTAAGGTGTATAAAATCAGCGGCGGCCGACCTTTTTGCCACTCCTGCTCCAATCTAACTACAACCAGCTCGGGAGCGATTGACGGCTGATGGCTGATAACTTCCATTTGACTGCGCAGGAAGAGGGTCGCCTGGCGCAGTTTGCCGGCGCGGGCCAATTCGACCTGCGCCGATTTGACCAGCCAGGTGAACGCGACAAAAACAGCGAGGAAGAGCCCCATGGCGGCCAGCACCTCGACTAAAGTAAACCCCCGCCTATTCAACGCGGACCCTCCCGGCCGAGGAGAGGATCACTTTGCGGCTCCGCCCGATCAATTCGGTCCCGCTCCCGCCTGGCGGGGGGAAA contains:
- a CDS encoding type II secretion system protein, which translates into the protein MNRRGFTLVEVLAAMGLFLAVFVAFTWLVKSAQVELARAGKLRQATLFLRSQMEVISHQPSIAPELVVVRLEQEWQKGRPPLILYTLRSKYL